A window of the Zeugodacus cucurbitae isolate PBARC_wt_2022May chromosome 2, idZeuCucr1.2, whole genome shotgun sequence genome harbors these coding sequences:
- the LOC105213651 gene encoding ficolin-2, protein MWLRLKTLTIVLLSLVARGSTFVETDMERSIGEDSTQKFLCGNNFEKCFGRKLNSVVYFRDDKLYRMEVFDYKLPSTLDEIMEEQKSLKTEIDLLENKVEQQSRDIYVDLGKANEEHFDRDSALSQKAEDDRLHMRSELTQNMNDIKSEILNTLKTKLNRMDRKIRKPHANDPNADLPASCAEAFDMYGTTESGIYKLYLPDFELPPFEVYCLADPNGGPAWTLVQRRMDGSEDFYREWDDYVAGFGDQQGEVFIGLDKLYALTNDQPNELWIQLEDFEGEKRFAKYTDFAIGDLDENYALKKLDGFTGDAGDSLVEQKGCQFSTLDRDNDNDESKSCAITYNGAWWYNRCHDSNLNGLYIEGGEYDYSDEAQGIDWYSWHGHQYSMKYVHMAIRPKAVLG, encoded by the exons ATGTGGCTGCGCTTAAAGACATTGACGATTGTGCTTTTGTCCCTCGTCGCAAGGGGCTCCACGTTTGTGGAAACCGACATGGAACGAAGTATAGGAGAGGACTCCACG cAAAAATTCCTTTGtggcaataattttgaaaagtgTTTTGGCAGAAAATTGAACTCAGTAGTCTACTTTAGGGACGATAAATTATATCGCATGGAAGTCTTTGACTATAA ACTACCATCAACACTCGATGAAATTATGGAGGAACAAAAGAGTTTGAAAACGGAAATAGATCTACTGGAAAACAAGGTAGAACAACAGAGCCGCGATATTTATGTAGATTTGGGGAAAGCAAATGAAGAACACTTCGATAGAGATTCGGCTCTTTCACAGAAAGCTGAGGACGACAGGCTGCATATGAGATCGGAATTAACTCAAAA CATGAACGATATAAAATCTGAGATACTCAATACACTCAAAACTAAACTTAATCGTATGGATAGAAAAATTCGTAAACCACACGCAAACGATCCGAATGCCGATCTACCAGCTAGCTGTGCTGAAGCTTTCGACATGTACGGGACCACTGAGAGTGGTATCTACAAGCTGTACTTACCCGATTTTGAACTTCCTCCATTCGAAGTGTACTGTCTGGCCGATCCGAATGGTGGTCCCGCTTGGACGTTGGTGCAACGGCGCATGGATGGCTCCGAGGATTTCTATCGTGAATGGGATGATTATGTAGCAGGTTTTGGTGATCAACAAGGTGAAGTTTTTATCGGTTTAGATAAATTGTATGCGCTCACCAATGATCAGCCCAATGAGTTGTGGATACAGTTGGAGGATTTCGAGGGCGAAAAACGTTTTGCAAAATATACGGATTTCGCTATTGGCGATTTGGATGAAAATTATGCCTTAAAAAAGTTGGACGGTTTCACCGGCGATGCTGGTGATTCGTTGGTGGAGCAAAAGGGTTGTCAATTTTCCACACTCGATCGTGATAATGATAATGATGAATCGAAGAGTTGTGCTATCACCTATAATGGTGCTTGGTGGTATAATCGCTGTCATGACAGCAACTTAAATGGTCTTTATATAGAGGGTGGTGAATATGATTATTCTGACGAAGCGCAAGGTATTGATTGGTATTCCTGGCATGGACATCAATATTCtatgaaatatgtacatatggccATCCGACCGAAAGCTGTTCTCGGTTGA